A window of the Dyadobacter pollutisoli genome harbors these coding sequences:
- a CDS encoding cytochrome c biogenesis protein CcdA, producing the protein MLNYLLIDSLLLGVQHSFEPDHMAAVSVLATGKNQKPADRLKLIWRSSHWALGHSFTLILFACLVLLLKSTISLDIAEKVELIIGPLMIWLGVLALRRNFHKINVVKEPLNAKKVSRSFWVGMVHGLAGTGGACAVALTLAASDAYTAVWIIILQSAGIILSMSAYGYFFAFSINKFAAKKESVLRAINYIVGFLSITIGTITLLEAF; encoded by the coding sequence ATGTTAAATTACTTATTGATTGATTCTCTTCTTTTGGGTGTACAGCATTCATTTGAACCCGACCACATGGCTGCTGTGTCTGTACTGGCTACCGGCAAAAATCAAAAACCGGCGGATCGTTTAAAACTAATCTGGCGCTCGTCCCACTGGGCACTGGGGCATTCATTTACATTGATTCTTTTTGCCTGCCTGGTTTTATTATTAAAATCCACCATTTCCTTAGATATAGCCGAGAAAGTAGAGCTGATTATCGGGCCCTTGATGATATGGCTTGGTGTACTTGCACTACGGCGAAATTTTCACAAAATAAATGTGGTAAAAGAACCATTGAATGCTAAAAAAGTAAGCCGATCATTTTGGGTAGGAATGGTGCATGGACTGGCCGGAACTGGCGGCGCATGTGCAGTTGCATTGACGCTCGCGGCGAGTGATGCATATACAGCAGTTTGGATTATCATACTTCAAAGTGCCGGAATTATTTTATCAATGTCCGCCTACGGATATTTCTTCGCATTTTCAATCAACAAATTTGCTGCTAAAAAAGAATCGGTGCTGAGAGCTATTAATTATATCGTTGGTTTTTTATCCATTACAATCGGAACAATCACATTATTGGAAGCATTTTAG